CGACAGACCCGGCGCCACTTTTCGGCCGAGGACAAGATCCGCATCGTGCTGGATGGCCTGCGCGGGGAAGACAGCATCGCCGAGCTATGCCGCAAGGAAGGCATTGCCCAGAGCCTGTATTACACCTGGTCGAAGGAGTTCATGGAAGCTGGCAAGCGCCGCCTGGCCGGCGACACCGCCCGTGCCGCGACCACCGGAGAGGTCCAGGACCTGCGCCGCGAAGCCCGGGCCCTGAAGGAATGCGTGGCCGATCTGACACTGGAAAACCGTCTGCTCAAAAAAAGCATGGTCGCGGATGGGGGCAACGACGAATGAGGTATCCCGCATCCGAGAAGCTCGTGATCATCAGAACCGTCGAGCAGTCGCACCTGTCGGCCAAGCGCACGCTGGACCAACTCGGCATCCCTCGTCGGACATTCTACCGCTGGTATGATCGCTACCTCGAAGGCGGGCCGGAGGCGTTGGAAGATCGGCCATCGGCGCCGAGCCGGGTGTGGAACCGCATCCCGGCGGGCATCCACGACCAGATCATCGAGCTGGCGCTGGAACAGTCTGAGCTGAGCCCCCGGGAACTGGCCGTGCGCTTCACCGATGGGCAGCGCTACTTCGTGTCGGAATCCACGGGACTGTCAGGAATTTTGTGCGGGAGGCCATAGGATGGAATGGAAGGGACCATCGATATGGCAATCGACAAGGACGTTTTGGACCAGCTTCTGGCTGGTCGTGACCCGCAGGAGCTGTTTGCAAAGGACGGTCTGCTCGACGAGCTGAAGAAGGCGTTGTCGGAGCGGATGCTGTCGGCTGAGCTCGACGATCATCTGGAAAGCGAAGGCGCCGCAGGCACCATCAACCGGCGCAACGGGTCATCGAGGAAGACGATGCTGACGGGCACATCGAAGGTGACGCTGGACGTGCCACGCGACCGGGCGGGGACGTTCGACCCGAAGCTCATCGCCAAATACCAGCGCCGTTTCCCCGACTTCGACGACAAGATCGTCTCGATGTACGCGCGCGGGATGACGGTGCGCGAAATCCGCGGGCACCTCGAGGAGCTGTACGGGATCGACGTCTCGCCGGACCTGATCTCGACCGTCACCGATGCGGTGCTGGAGACGGTTGCCGAATGGCAGGGTCGGCCGCTCGACGCCTGCTATCCGCTGGTGTTTTTCGACGCGATCCGGGTGAAGATCCGCGACGAAGGGTTCGTCCGCAACAAGGCGGTCTACATCGCGCTGGGCATTCAGCCGGACGGGACCAAGGAGGTGCTCGGCATCTGGATCGAGCAGACCGAGGGGGCCAAATTCTGGCTGCGCGTCATGAACGAGCTCAGGAACCGCGGCGTCGCCGACATCCTGATCGCCGTCGTCGACGGCCTGAAGGGGTTCCCGGAGGCGATCAACGCTGTCTTCCCCGAGGCCATCGTCCAGACCTGCATCGTCCATCTGATCCGCAACAGCATGAGCTTTGCGTCCTGGAAAGAGCGCAAGTTCATCGCCCAGGCGTTGCGCGGCGTCTACCGTGCCGAGACGCCCGAGGCCGGCATGGCTGCGCTGGAGGCGTTCGAGGCAGGCCCCTGGGGCCAGAAACACCCGGCCATCGCCATAAGCTGGCGGCGACACTGGGACCAGGTGATCCCGTTCTTCGCCTTTCCCGAGGGCGTCCGCCGGATCATCTACACTACGAACGCCATCGAGGCCCTGAATTCGAAGGTTCGCCGTGCCGTCCGTACCCGCGGCCATTTCCCCGGTGACGATGCCGCGATGAAGCTGTTATATCTCGTGCTCAATCACGCGGCGGACGAATGGAAGCGCCCACCGCGCGAATGGGGTGAGGCCAAAAGTCAGTTCGCCGTAATCTTCGGTGAGCGCTTCGTCATCTAATGACGGTAACCGGCCTCCCGCACAAAATTCCTGACAGTCCCGAATCCACGGTTTACCGCTTGTTGAAGGCCCACGACCTGATCACCAGCCCGGCCTATGTCGTGATCAAGGCTGCCGATCAGTTCCACACGAAAACCACGCGGCCGAACGAGATGTGGCAGACCGACTTCACCTACTTCAAGATCATCAGGTGGGGCTGGATGTATCTGTCGACCGTGCTCGACGACTTCTCGCGCTACATCATCGCCTGGAAGCTGTGCACCAACATGCGAGCCGAGGACGTCACCGACACGCTGGACCTCGCCCTGGCGGCTTCTGGTTGCGACAGCGCCACGGTGCTGCACAAACCCCGGCTACTCAGCGATAATGGCCCCAGCTACATCGCGGGTGAGCTGGCGGAATACATCGAGGCCCGGAAGATGAGCCATGTCCGCGGCGCCCCGTGTCATCCCCAAACCCAGGGCAAGATCGAGCGCTGGCACCAGACCCTGAAAAACCGCATCTTGCTGGAAAACTACTTCCTGCCCGGCGACCTTGAAGCCCACATCGAGACCTTCGTCGAGCACTACAATCACCAGCGATACCACGAGAGCCTGGCCAACGTGACGCCTGCCGATGCCTACTTCGGCAGGGCTCCGGCAATCATCAAACTGCGCGAAAGGATCAAGCGACAGACCATCGAACATCGGCGCTTGCAGCACCGCAAGTTCGCCGCCTAACATCAACCCCCTGACGAGGTCCGCACTCCGCTAATCTACGCCGCGAGTTGTGCCGAATGTTCTGACGACGGACAGTTTACATCAACGAGCGGCCGTAAAACGGCCGTACGGCCAGCGGGTCGAACGCGGACGGCATGCCAGGCTT
This window of the Sphingomonas sp. FARSPH genome carries:
- a CDS encoding IS256 family transposase; its protein translation is MAIDKDVLDQLLAGRDPQELFAKDGLLDELKKALSERMLSAELDDHLESEGAAGTINRRNGSSRKTMLTGTSKVTLDVPRDRAGTFDPKLIAKYQRRFPDFDDKIVSMYARGMTVREIRGHLEELYGIDVSPDLISTVTDAVLETVAEWQGRPLDACYPLVFFDAIRVKIRDEGFVRNKAVYIALGIQPDGTKEVLGIWIEQTEGAKFWLRVMNELRNRGVADILIAVVDGLKGFPEAINAVFPEAIVQTCIVHLIRNSMSFASWKERKFIAQALRGVYRAETPEAGMAALEAFEAGPWGQKHPAIAISWRRHWDQVIPFFAFPEGVRRIIYTTNAIEALNSKVRRAVRTRGHFPGDDAAMKLLYLVLNHAADEWKRPPREWGEAKSQFAVIFGERFVI